Genomic DNA from Ananas comosus cultivar F153 unplaced genomic scaffold, ASM154086v1, whole genome shotgun sequence:
CATTAAGTGTAGAAGAACTCTTACTTCTTTATGATGTATCCTACCTTTTTATCCAACAGAAGTTGAGAGAAAAAGGTGGAAAAGAAGCTCCAGAGTTCAGTAGCTGTTATCATGCATTCCTTGTGTGTTCATGTATTTCCAGTACATGTGTTTCCAGATTCTTCATGAAATTTTATGTGGGTGTGACATGTTCATTTAACAGAAGAATTTATTCTCTTTGGAGCTTGAAGTTTATAAATTGAAGAATAATATAGGAAATATTGAGAAGTGAGTTATATTGATGCATTCATGTTGTTGCGAAAAAATCACTTCAAAAAATGATGTAGTAAAATGATCTGCGTATCTCTTAAGCAAATAAAACAACGTGCcaaacaagatattcatgcattttcgAGCACCCTAGATTCATAATGAAGCTAAACTAGATAAAACTTCAATATACAAGCCAAACCACATACAAGAAAATCCCATTAAAGTTAACAATAAAACCGACTTCCGATACGTAATTATGGAAAAACACAGGACAGCTGAATCAACCTAAATTCTACCAATAAGAACAGTAACTAACAACAATTTTGTCGTTGTAAGAGATTTGGtgatgaagaaaaaaagaagaagaagagatcatACAAATGTAGATTGCTTTTGCTCCAATATTCAGATAACCATTCCTAGCCATACCACATTGCGACAATCAGTTCTCAGAATTATGGTTAGAATTCTCAAACAGCCAAACCAGTGGATTAAACAAGCTCTGTATAGGTAGGTAATTAGGAGTATGATGACTCCTCATGCTAGCATAAAATGATGGATATAGATCATTAGTCACATCTAGAGAGGCGAAAACTCACAGAGCTCTTAACACTGGCTAACCATCAATGAAATGAATCACTGAAGAAGCGGTGACTCTGCAAAATAACGAAAAGAGTATCCCAATCAACTACAAACCAACAGCTATATAGAACTCAAACAAAATGCAAGATACCTATGAATCCTTCAGCGTTGCAGCTGCCTCCTCGCCATTGCGGGGGTTTTCTTCGGTATGTAAACCTTGTAGCTCACCTACATGACAGATCAAGTATATCACAATTTGGGATGTGGGAAAAGAAGCAGCATATTAACAACATGGAGAACCGTGACTCACCTGCACCATTTCTCCGTCGTGCATTCTAGAAAATGTCTTCTGCTCAAACTGAGAGCCAGTTGTATCTTCCACAACAGCTTCGTTTCCGACCTTAGTCACAACTGATGCCGATGTGCCTGAAGCAGACCCTTCAAGCGTTTTGCCGATATTGCTCCCATGCTCAGCAGTAGCAGTCTTATTATGAAGGATTTGATCTTTGGCCACCGTGGTTTGCTCGGAAGGCATTTGATTGTTGTCCCCTTCAAGCCTCTTCAATTGATTTAAAGCATCGGGAGCTTCATTAGTCTGATCAATAGGTTCGAGATTCTCACTATTATCACAGGGACATATTATCGAGGCACCCCCATCACCACCTTTGTTCTCTGTGGGTATGCTCACTACTGATCTAACTCTAGGTCTAGTCAGGCCACTTCCACCTTGAATGCTTCCTTGCCTTTGAAAAGAAGCAATGGAACTAATTTTAGCATCTTTCGCATCAACTACTACGCCAACATCCTTATGATCTCCACTCGATCTTTGCGCAGGAACCCCGCCTCGGAACTTTTTGAAATTCTCCAATGCCTTCTGTCTTAATACCAACTCCAAATCGTCGGCCTCCAAATTTTCAGAACTAACTGCGATGTTGCTCTTTTCGCTAGCAAGAACAATACCAACACCATCAACATTCTCAGTAGGCTCAGTTTCAATATTTTTAGATACCATCTCCTTCTCGCTCTTTTTCCCATCAAAACCCTCATTACTCTGCGTGGAAGGGAAATCGTCGTAAGCCTGAATTATCTTATCCCTCTCCTCATCCTTCGCATCATTTACCCCTGATTCCGATCTAACCCTTCTCGCCCGATCACTCTCTTCCTTGTATCTTCTCTCATCAGTATGGGTTCTGCTAGGGCTTCTTGAACAAGTTGAGCAGCTCGGCGACCTCTTTGACGCTTTTCGGCTTCGacccctcttcttctccttctccctacCCCTAGACCTACTTCTCGGCCTAACCTTAGCCCTCCGATACCTCTCGGGAGACGAACTAACACTCCGGCTACGGCATGTGGAGCAACTCCTACTCGAATAACTActtacagaagaagaagaaggagcaggaggaggagaagaataCCGAGACCGCCGGGGGGCGGCTCTCTTCCGACCGGGCCTCTTCGGCTCTTTCCGGCGACCGTCGCCGGGATTCTTGTCGCGGCCACCGGAGATcctacggcggcggcggcggcggtcgtcgtcgccggaggaggaggcggagtcgcggcggcggcgccgccgcttGCTGGATTTCGCGGGCTTCTTGCTCCTGCTCCGATCCTGCAGGGGAATGGCGATGAGAATCGCGGATTCAGGGTTTCGAATCGGCGAAGAGAGTAGGGTTTAGTGAGATCGGCGACCTCGTCGTCGGAGCTCCGGCTCCGCTTTAGGGTTTTGGTCTTCATCCGGGGAGTAGGGAACCTGcaaaggtagagagagagagagagagagagatagagagagagagagagggttttaCCGTGAGGAGGTGATCGGATGAGAGAGAAGCGCAGGGTTGGGCGAGACGACTCAATAAAAAGTCGATCGAAATGAGATTCATAAATGGTGAGTTAACGAGCGaactagaaaattaataaaaaataaaataaaataaaataaaatatacatattattttgaatttactgTCCAATCTttcacaattttaatttttaatttttaattttttaatttatttgagttAAATAATTTGGTGACTTTGCATAtagaaaacttaaattaattaattattttaattttgaataaatttacagttacataaattatataaaatatactaactaggTCCATAAATAgttctgtaaaaataaatgacgTATTCAAGTTTTGAAGTTAAAATGTTACTAATTAGTTCgcatgaaataaattaaaaaattatatactaaattagaatttttaaaggTTAGGTGATCAAATCCAAAAAGATGACAAGTGAAGTAAAAGCCATAggaaatttatctgaactaaagaccattttgaattgtctatttgatcttttaaaatttaaattttactatttatttatttgatttgagtcggtcggtaatattttgacttcaaattttaagtaaattatttattttcataaatttatatttatgaaaattatatgaagtgcactaactaaatctataaaaataaacacataatttaaaatttataattggagTGTTATTGAccgatttaaattaaataaattgtaaggtgggaaaataaaatcaaaattgtgCAAGTTAGAGAGCCAATTAGAAATAGaatatagttcaaataaattatgtatgtttttaccccaaaaaagaaaacacagaACTGGGCCTTTTATTGGACCGGGTTAGCTTTATTGGTCTGGAGATTGATCTGGCCCATGATTACGGATCGGGCCGTAGACGCCTAGTACTAAAAACTCAGGTTAAGTTGAAGtttcaatgattttttttttttttttgcgaaattataaaaaaatcctATGTTAAAATCTActttttacttttcctcctatcaattaaaaatttatacttttggGACCCGTCATTCCGTTAAAATTTcacttatattttattattatatacttttttatacctaaagtattttaaaattttcatctcAAATCTTCTCTCCTCACCAACTTCCTTGGCCGCGTCGTCTTGCTCTCACCCATCCCTTTGTCCGTGCCTATACACACGCCCTCATGCTCTTCTGCGGACTTGCTCTTGCTAACCTCTCCGTCCATGACTATCCCGATCTCCTTTCTACAGCCGCCGAAATGAAGAGGCGGCAAGGTGCTAAGGAGCGGGAGAGCAAATGGAGAAAATTTAGAGTCGAGAGAGACATAGAGGATCGAGGATGGGAGGCTTAAGATGAACATGGTTAAGGAGGAGCCAAAGAGGATGGAAGccaatttgtttattttgttattagAATTAGCACCGtactttttataaatatattttattttttttaaaaaaataaaaatatatatatttttaaatgattgATAGAAGAAGTAAGAAGTCAGATTTTTGACccaagaattttttataatttagcttcttctttttttttaattttttttacgatTTTCTCGGTATCATCATCTTAAGAAGAAACGGTCACACGTGTGTATCTTCCAAGAGAAGGAAGTGAAgagttgctctctctctctctctctctctatatatgtgtCGAGTCCGCTATAAAAGCCCCGGCCAAACCACCCCTCTTTTCGCGCCGCGTATAGGAGATGATCGACCCCGACGTGGCCGCGTGGATCCTCGACTTCCTCCTCCGCCAAACCCTCGACGACTCCCTCGTCCACCGCCTCATCCTCTCCCTCCCCATCcccgccccctccccctcctcccccctccaCCGAACCCTAatcctccgccgcctctccTCCGACCTCTCCCGCCGCTCCCTCTCCCCCCGCACCCTCCACTCCCTCGagctcctctcctccctcccccgcccctcctccgccgccgcactcCGCGCCGCCtacgccgccgtcgccgccgatcTCACCGTGAAGCCCCTCAGACCGAGCTCtcgcggcggcgacgacgacggcggcggcggcggcggcggcgagggagggGGAGAAGGGGAGTTCTACGACGCCGTGAATCGGATCTGGAACTGCCGCGTCGCGGATctcgaggcggcggcggagggggtggaaggggcggaggcggcggcgggatTGGTGTCGCCGGAGCTGAGGGCGACGAGGAGGGAGATGGAGGAAGCGGTGGTGGATGCGACGGTTAGGGCGGGTTTGGTGGCGAGGTACACGGAGGAGAGGGCGTTGCAGGCCgttagggtttatttggagGAGGCGTGGAAGGAGTTGGGGCCTTCGTTTCTTGAGCTCGCCGCCGAGGCTCTTATTGGGATGGCGAAGGGGAAGGGTTTGGAAATGGAGAATCCGAACTCTTCGAAACCTAGTCCCGAAGAAGGATCTAGGTTGCTGGAGCTAGGTAAGTCTCACTTTTTCTAGTAACAATAGCTTGAATTAGATGAATAATAAGCTTTCGATGATAAACATTAAGGATATTTCGGTTTGGTATGTTAAGAATTTGACTAGTCATTCTATTCATCTATTGTTTGTTTAATTGTAGTCAATCATAGTGGAACTGTTAATAAGCGGGGAAAGGAAATCATAGAAGAGAACACACATGAGGTAGGCTTTAATCAACTTCCTTTTTAAGGTGGAATTGCTAGAATTTCTTGTTCAGAGATCACCATGCTTTCAATTTGTGGACCAATGATCACGATGCAGTACTCCAGGGTGAATCCTCCAGTCCAGAACTGCGTGATCCGAGCAGTGTTGGATGGAATAGGATGGGGAAATGTAAGAGTACAAACTTTAGATCTTTTGAGAATGCTAATGAAAGTGGAAATCGTTGCACTAAAACAATTTTGAAGTTGGATAGAGATTCTGCTGCAGAGCGGCGGCCTAGTATGATGGAGCGCAATCCAACTGCACGTACTATCGAGGTCTcaatttttaacatttcagtATCAACAAAGCCTGAGTtgatagtattattattttgttgcaTGAGATAAAGTGTTACAGTTGTGCTGTTGGTTTACTTTGGCTCTTTAGTGCATTGTTCTTAGTTTATTTTGGTACCGAGATGTGCTTAAAACTATCTTAATATATTAATAGTGTTATTTGCATTGATGTTCTTGCCATATGATATTTTTAGCTTTTCCATATACTTTATGATTGTTGTGCTTCAATAAGTGAGATATCAGTGTGAGATGAAAGTATCTAAATCTGGCTATCTTATCAATCAATGTCAACTGTTTGTTTTTTAGGTTTTGATATGTTGATTGCATTAATTTCTAATGCAATCAATTATCTATAGTAGCCTTAACTTTGTGCAAAATTCTCATGAATAACTAGTGATAGCTCAAGATTTACGGCTCTCAAACCTAAagaatatcttttttatttttatttccattttttATGTATGCTAATTATATGCAAAAAGTACTAGGACCTATGCCGACCACATAGCTAATTCGGTACCCTAGCTGCCCGGGGACATTTCCACTATTTAGAACACTTTGAGAAGCGATGAAATTAAATGTACATAATCCAacttttttaagataaaaataatctaaataaaCTCTATCTTGCCTATCTCCATGTCTAACAtcataatgaaaatttttttgaagtgtTGTATTGTTGTGGAAGTTAGAAAGAATCAGCTGTTATTTACTGTTTCCTGCTCGTACGGGCTGATTGATATTCAACCGGTCTGCTGTGCTGCTGGTTCTCACCATTATCCCAAGGAACAAGTTTTTCTTTCATAGTCCTGGATTGATAGATTGCCAGTCACAATTAACCAGTGTGCCTGCTAGATGGGTTTCCAGGACTTGCATCAATTATTCTAGGAAGGCAAATCATGAGACGGTAGGATAATTATGCATTGCTTGACAGAAATGTTTGTCTAACTACACATAGTTATGTCACGGCTTACTATTTGTGGAGGCCTCACTAAGATGCCTAAGGTCTAGTTTAGGAATGATTTGCTCAAATGCACCTACTTTAGTGCATCAGACGGCTATAAAAATGGTGCTTGAAACCACCACCGAAGAAAGCAGTCTTCATATGGGGTCCTCCGGTGGTGGTCCCTGCCTCCACTTAAAGCATCGGAATAGGGAACCTCTAAAATACTTTCGGAATTTTTGGAGCCTTCGAGCATCATAAGGGTTATGTTCGGGCCACGCATTCTGAAGCTGGTTCTAAAAGGGTTTAACTCTTTTTGCATTTGCTCTCCATTATGACCATCACTTAGTTTACACTTAAAATTCACTTAAACATTAGTTCTCTTTTTACCTCTTGCTGTGacattattagttttttttttttttttttttttttttttttttttttttttttttttttttttttttttttttttttttttttttttttttttttttttttttttttttttttttttttttttttttttttttttttttttttttttttttttttttttttttttttttttttttttttttttttttttttttttttttttttttttttttttttttttttttttttttttttttttttttttttttttttttttttttttttttttttttttttttttttttttttttttttttttttttttttttttttttttttttttttttttttttttttttttttttttttttttttttttttttttttttttttttttttttttttttttttttttttttttctgtagtgGGATGATTTGTTCGGATCTCCATTGCCAGCAAATCCCGTGGAGAAACCTCATGTCTCTTACCCCAAGAAAGGGAAGGATTCTTTGTTCGTCAAAGATAACAATCAGTTTATTTTAcgtaaaagaagaaagaagtggAGTTCATTGGAAGAGGAGACCTTGAGAAAATCTGTGGAAAGGTATGCACATgatatatacccttcaaaaattTACTTCCTTAGTTCCTTACATATATGTACTCTTACTGCGAAAATAACCTTTCTCAGAGAGCATTTTTAGTAGAAAACCACCTTTCTGCGATGAATTAGATGACTTCCCTATTTAAGATTAGGGTATGTCTTTtgagaaactaaaattttg
This window encodes:
- the LOC109704644 gene encoding transcriptional regulator ATRX homolog; amino-acid sequence: MKTKTLKRSRSSDDEDRSRSKKPAKSSKRRRRRRDSASSSGDDDRRRRRRRISGGRDKNPGDGRRKEPKRPGRKRAAPRRSRYSSPPPAPSSSSVSSYSSRSCSTCRSRSVSSSPERYRRAKVRPRSRSRGREKEKKRGRSRKASKRSPSCSTCSRSPSRTHTDERRYKEESDRARRVRSESGVNDAKDEERDKIIQAYDDFPSTQSNEGFDGKKSEKEMVSKNIETEPTENVDGVGIVLASEKSNIAVSSENLEADDLELVLRQKALENFKKFRGGVPAQRSSGDHKDVGVVVDAKDAKISSIASFQRQGSIQGGSGLTRPRVRSVVSIPTENKGGDGGASIICPCDNSENLEPIDQTNEAPDALNQLKRLEGDNNQMPSEQTTVAKDQILHNKTATAEHGSNIGKTLEGSASGTSASVVTKVGNEAVVEDTTGSQFEQKTFSRMHDGEMVQVSYKVYIPKKTPAMARRQLQR
- the LOC109704643 gene encoding uncharacterized protein LOC109704643 isoform X2 is translated as MIDPDVAAWILDFLLRQTLDDSLVHRLILSLPIPAPSPSSPLHRTLILRRLSSDLSRRSLSPRTLHSLELLSSLPRPSSAAALRAAYAAVAADLTVKPLRPSSRGGDDDGGGGGGGEGGGEGEFYDAVNRIWNCRVADLEAAAEGVEGAEAAAGLVSPELRATRREMEEAVVDATVRAGLVARYTEERALQAVRVYLEEAWKELGPSFLELAAEALIGMAKGKGLEMENPNSSKPSPEEGSRLLELVNHSGTVNKRGKEIIEENTHEGESSSPELRDPSSVGWNRMGKCKSTNFRSFENANESGNRCTKTILKLDRDSAAERRPSMMERNPTARTIECCIVVEVRKNQLLFTVSCSYGLIDIQPVCCAAGSHHYPKEQVFLS
- the LOC109704643 gene encoding telomeric repeat-binding factor 2-like isoform X1, translating into MIDPDVAAWILDFLLRQTLDDSLVHRLILSLPIPAPSPSSPLHRTLILRRLSSDLSRRSLSPRTLHSLELLSSLPRPSSAAALRAAYAAVAADLTVKPLRPSSRGGDDDGGGGGGGEGGGEGEFYDAVNRIWNCRVADLEAAAEGVEGAEAAAGLVSPELRATRREMEEAVVDATVRAGLVARYTEERALQAVRVYLEEAWKELGPSFLELAAEALIGMAKGKGLEMENPNSSKPSPEEGSRLLELVNHSGTVNKRGKEIIEENTHEGESSSPELRDPSSVGWNRMGKCKSTNFRSFENANESGNRCTKTILKLDRDSAAERRPSMMERNPTARTIEWDDLFGSPLPANPVEKPHVSYPKKGKDSLFVKDNNQFILRKRRKKWSSLEEETLRKSVERHGVGNWKFIKQCHPSIFKDRTEVDLKDKWRNLVRH
- the LOC109704643 gene encoding telomeric repeat-binding factor 2-like isoform X3, whose product is MIDPDVAAWILDFLLRQTLDDSLVHRLILSLPIPAPSPSSPLHRTLILRRLSSDLSRRSLSPRTLHSLELLSSLPRPSSAAALRAAYAAVAADLTVKPLRPSSRGGDDDGGGGGGGEGGGEGEFYDAVNRIWNCRVADLEAAAEGVEGAEAAAGLVSPELRATRREMEEAVVDATVRAGLVARYTEERALQAVRVYLEEAWKELGPSFLELAAEALIGMAKGKGLEMENPNSSKPSPEEGSRLLELVNHSGTVNKRGKEIIEENTHEWDDLFGSPLPANPVEKPHVSYPKKGKDSLFVKDNNQFILRKRRKKWSSLEEETLRKSVERHGVGNWKFIKQCHPSIFKDRTEVDLKDKWRNLVRH